The following coding sequences lie in one Maylandia zebra isolate NMK-2024a linkage group LG14, Mzebra_GT3a, whole genome shotgun sequence genomic window:
- the sln gene encoding sarcolipin, whose product MDRSVQELFLNFMIVLITVLLMWLLVKSYQD is encoded by the coding sequence ATGGATCGCTCGGTGCAGGAGCTGTTCCTCAACTTCATGATCGTCTTAATCACTGTGCTGCTGATGTGGTTGCTGGTGAAATCTTACCAGGACTAA